Proteins found in one Plasmodium coatneyi strain Hackeri chromosome 10, complete sequence genomic segment:
- a CDS encoding Diaphanous-like protein has translation MENKKIALATINDIETDKNVDALSLITKIDLKLTNGKNGNSTKIRNINFEDSLRMNDEQIKVKEAVFILHNMENFNYSISYTEIQDIRNDLRLFAINNYHEKKYTDCLIQSIHSYMIAKKYYSKYFGFYITGDMSTELILICKCYVLVEKYSEGKKYLHELKFLIDNTLIYIHKKGILDDDQHKKVEQVNNASKVKSLDSNYEEPVILCGTEVLSNILYIFADLLSLYKQNEEAECYYLKYLFMIEKCFKADSLNYSDALNDVCSYYIKIRDYSKALPLCEQILEIRKKFFGDYNAENPNEVIADCYCNWGLLLRLSGNTMESLHKYLIAVDMRMRIHKTRQTIQVQDILLSFAILMQQLNNFRMSLQLYKEVYSFYKSYYGPDDMNTKVVFKLIEELEKDIMKENTKGKKKGSSTEVENCMTTINDKLRRDNKVEKEWNNFNSKSDNMSKKSDVDPNLIQNLMNEQVLINTRNMPSKNLSNKRTFISMEGKLKYNDLNYSSIDAYKHMQSNKQFEIFKSSFFTISSINRIKSLYADSWKSTLIPSTYILPFVETKLVDNNLVKYAQCKDFQNAIIYKRKILPIVNIPLIERGYVKLENDQPIMICNDDAKLLLNEWNVKEPFVDSKGKVISKYEDLDKEFNMFISILDENNEVMLGFYNNPLLVPNPAIFHCLILGDPYYFHRYNQVNNLYSFDNSSMLNGKHFNKKFLRPDKINASNINANSNNLHDSNKYEKIKNGSTKHLGLGAKNGSFQIAQKKSIAEESSTNGEAMNKEGHAKPDETLDRSMTNELVKGKNLLKEESEGEALKEQKKGETSEEKSEVKRDDQQDAQQSDKNESRRESRRESRKGTMSQTQNQPKSTAQSELDELNQLMKKIKSKEERQVKTTSNIFSDPKEAPKQKLPIKKVHVLQFKNNNSSTLFSREKYALKSTGKLSNVFSRPKEKIKLIGYSNSNQNDKLEKTLREIKLNKEPILKASIDHNIRMDLQSNMNSMEQHDIDNLKREIYYENAKSSNSHTNSDDSTSGNDSEKLSSCRKYHKYKGKKRKSSTKLSKGSTSIGADSNSPNESDDYVESSSDFTAGSSNNSGTHIKTNHYRKAFYPQDCENDEDEDVIDICKILDVNQSYESSSQYSNASSLTSKKGSHKGNTSSYVINYENNRAGQPSDRSNSPFISEVNNVSNISNGHTIYEKDGKKECADLGDHQSGSPNILSKSNAFHIKDKISHIKNVNKSDILFKFRFNHEGSLSNENVLSDSDISESELYANPFGSAQGTATKWQSNGSETTEDGHSSEYSSFHRKNKQVGTSSNDEDNKINVPSAEENLFVSNDNKGFLKNNKDYSGVNKTGEEIVLSENEEFYEEIIFKEEKINSEDEEIADRSDIEKSDDMTYNNSEEHSNVGYQNGHFSKIYQDSQPYQQDEETTSEWQQNELADMDKEIFTDNLYLRSNFIEELDSNLITHKYISNNTEKEPSKEESLNGRNNIPTDLLNNKMDNTHSNKSYKKRKGKKFLSNNKHLPENEADISLSNYHDEYSSKNDSVNIVYYRPYDDKEHTKRENTNDRHITGTELCSNLSSTSIHSIRAVYSDNNITQECDINYDSSFYSNVGSDNNSNIMKGKKKKKKATFLHPNKATKFSKLLSFFSKKKKEKLPKSSTSSGEPTPSKHSPLNEKDKDTLFPSNPFSDISIDKKNEKDVSLSNNAKLRNGKKKRLFLSEPLHGMDKPKLSIKPKGLGLKKVLMMKKGIFSKKSALEKKESLSKGSEVGAVEEKGKAPLVNKSPEGDAGTGEAGNAGDASEISKTPEPSGEANTNDQPIEEANAKEDPTKETGNEDKSVTKENSKEITSDEESNEKNNEASENVENKFPKKMNPLSVPKKIMVKKIVPKIVVNKEIIIKDKSTIKKSVDIKHEVKTVKNINDKLPFDVLRKVKYCKIGFEPDETLGTLPTVHLLNEDKVLIAIVPWQLDLTSFSLAKSSVEEETIKKIGLMHKKFDLSIEDRKNEVLNENRLLTGEGLKELGFTSTPTSKAAIHSINLLEGIDTNALKNAYRIEKQSEPKEKTPTPKKEPPKMAPKEKGGEKGGKKGGPKFMKGPPKGVKGGPVIGKGKGKISIMKQAKDEGKTKRFFWEALFEQDIPGTLFEDKKELISKIAIEKESVEKSFAKAVSKKEETGELKIKKPKVIQLLPDSKREYNMSIALSKFNNYTFKEIRDAIMDLNPKILNIDNTEVLMQYVPTAEEFEIVKEYILSNGDLNLVDKPEQYVAALMGVPLLKQRLESHYFALSFKENYENTLTPLENILESCEAVKNSTKLFTILFTILNVGNTLNYGDPQRGNAFGFKLTTLAKLNDIRSTTKPVKTLFQYICEIIYQKSADTLEIIEELRSIEKVTKTDKQIIDSILQKLKLGSNKIKNVLDQAKKNPDDPLYEALKEFYFSVEPKIEELDTFYNQTFAVFKEIALYLGYKEKEVANIQVQDFFKELWKFIQSIEFNRKTINETTLKELKKKEKELENVKKGAVLSKKQNFTIVKKQEKESKTKLEKKTFKIF, from the coding sequence atggaaaataagaaaatcGCACTGGCAACAATTAACGATATCGAAACGGACAAAAATGTAGACGCGCTAAGCTTGATCACAAAAATCGACCTCAAACTAacgaatgggaaaaatggaaattccacaaaaataagaaacaTCAACTTTGAGGACTCCCTAAGGATGAATGACGAACAgataaaagtaaaagaagctGTCTTTATCCTGCACAACATGGAAAACTTCAATTATTCAATTAGTTACACGGAAATTCAAGACATAAGAAATGATTTAAGACTCTTTGCCATTAACAACTAtcatgaaaaaaagtacacagaTTGTTTGATACAATCTATTCACTCATACATgatagcaaaaaaatattattcgaAATATTTTGGCTTCTACATCACGGGTGACATGAGCACAGAgttaattttaatttgcaAGTGCTACGTATTagtggaaaaatattccgaaggaaagaaatatttacatgaattaaaatttttaattgaTAATACGCtcatttatatacacaaaaaggggatccTTGATGACGACCAACACAAAAAGGTAGAACAGGTCAACAATGCTAGTAAGGTCAAAAGTTTAGATTCCAACTATGAAGAACCAGTTATCCTCTGCGGAACGGAGGTTCTATCAAACATACTCTACATTTTTGCAGATCTGTTAAGTTtatataaacaaaatgaagaagcagaaTGCTACTATTTGAAATATCTCTTTATGATAGAAAAATGTTTCAAGGCGGATAGCCTAAATTATAGCGATGCGCTAAATGATGTTTGCTCCtactatataaaaattaGGGACTACTCCAAAGCTTTACCCCTTTGTGAACAGATTCtcgaaataagaaaaaaattctttggCGATTACAATGCAGAAAATCCAAATGAAGTAATTGCCGATTGTTACTGCAACTGGGGGTTGCTTCTTCGATTATCTGGGAACACGATGGAATCCCTACACAAGTACCTAATCGCAGTTGATATGAGAATGAGGATCCATAAAACAAGACAAACTATCCAAGTGCAGGACATTCTACTTTCCTTCGCCATTCTCATGCAACAACTAAACAACTTCCGAATGTCCCTACAGCTTTACAAGGAAgtttattccttttacaaAAGCTACTACGGCCCAGATGATATGAACACGAAAGTTGTTTTCAAATTAATTGAAGAATTAGAAAAGGATATCATGAAAGAAAAcaccaagggaaaaaaaaagggatcaTCCACCGAGGTGGAAAATTGTATGACAACCATTAATGACAAACTGAGGAGAGACAATAAAGTCGAAAAAGAGTGGAATAACTTTAACAGCAAATCGGATAATATGTCGAAAAAGTCAGACGTGGACCCAAACCTGATTCAGAATCTAATGAATGAACAAGTTTTAATCAATACGAGAAACATGCCCTCTAAAAATTTAAGTAATAAAAGAACGTTTATAtcaatggaaggaaaattaaaatataacgATTTAAACTACTCCAGTATTGATGCGTATAAGCACATGCAATCAAATAAACAGTTCGAAATATTTAAGAGctcattttttactatttccTCCATTAACAGAATTAAATCTTTATATGCGGATTCGTGGAAAAGTACCCTAATTCCGTCTACTTATATTTTACCCTTTGTTGAAACCAAGTTAGTTGACAATAATTTGGTGAAATATGCCCAGTGCAAGGATTTCCAAAATGCCATTATTTACAAGAGAAAAATTCTACCCATAGTTAATATACCCCTAATAGAAAGAGGATACGTGAAATTGGAAAACGATCAACCGATTATGATTTGCAACGATGATGCCAAGCTTCTCCTCAACGAATGGAACGTTAAGGAACCATTTGTAGACTCCAAGGGGAAGGTAATTAGCAAATATGAAGACCTAGACAAGGAATTTAATATGTTCATATCCATTTTAgatgaaaataatgaagtTATGCTTGGTTTTTACAACAACCCTTTGCTTGTGCCAAACCCTGCCATATTTCACTGCCTCATTCTGGGAGACCCATACTATTTTCACAGATACAATCAAGTCAATAATTTGTACTCCTTCGATAATTCAAGCATGTTAAATGGGAAACATTTCAACAAAAAATTCCTTCGACCCGATAAGATAAACGCCTCCAACATTAATGCAAATAGTAATAATTTGCATGATTCTAACAAAtatgagaaaataaaaaatgggagcACGAAACACTTGGGATTAGGGGCCAAAAATGGATCTTTCCAAAttgcgcagaaaaaaagcattgcAGAGGAAAGTAGCACAAACGGTGAAGCGATGAATAAAGAGGGGCACGCTAAGCCGGATGAGACACTGGACAGAAGCATGACCAATGAACTcgtgaaggggaaaaacttACTAAAGGAAGAATCGGAGGGGGAGGCATtgaaggagcaaaaaaaaggggagacgAGCGAAGAAAAGAGCGAAGTAAAAAGGGACGACCAACAGGATGCCCAACAGAGTGACAAAAATGAATCAAGGAGGGAATCCCGCAGAGAATCCCGCAAGGGAACCATGAGCCAGACGCAGAACCAACCGAAGAGTACTGCCCAAAGCGAACTGGATGAGCTGAACCAActtatgaagaaaataaagtctaaggaggaaagacaAGTCAAAACAACGTCAAACATCTTTAGCGATCCTAAAGAAGCACCGAAACAAAAACTACCAATTAAGAAAGTGCACGTTCTACAGTTCAAGAATAATAATTCCTCCACCTTATTTTCAAGAGAAAAGTATGCATTAAAGAGTACCGGAAAGTTGAGCAACGTATTTTCAAGgcctaaagaaaaaataaagctaATTGGGTATAGCAATTCGAACCAAAACGATAAATTAGAAAAAACGTTAAGagaaattaaattaaataagGAACCCATCCTGAAGGCATCCATTGATCATAATATCAGAATGGATCTTCAAAGTAACATGAACAGCATGGAACAACACGACATCGACAATTTGAAGAGAGAAATATATTACGAAAATGCAAAGTCGTCTAATAGTCACACCAATTCGGATGATTCTACCTCAGGCAATGACAGCGAAAAGTTGTCTAGCTGTAGGAAATACCACAAGtacaaagggaagaagagaaaatcgTCAACCAAGCTTTCTAAAGGAAGTACTAGTATTGGCGCAGATAGCAACTCTCCTAACGAAAGTGACGATTATGTGGAAAGTTCCAGTGACTTCACCGCAGGTAGTAGTAACAATAGCGGTACCCATATAAAGACGAATCATTACCGTAAGGCATTTTACCCGCAGGACTgcgaaaatgatgaagatgaAGACGTTATTGATATATGTAAAATTCTTGATGTGAATCAATCGTACGAAAGTTCAAGTCAGTACTCTAATGCAAGTTCGTTAACAAGTAAGAAAGGGAGTCACAAAGGAAACACATCAAGTTATGTCATCAACTATGAGAATAATCGAGCGGGACAACCAAGTGACAGAAGTAATAGCCCCTTCATTTCTGAGGTGAACAACGTTAGCAATATATCGAATGGACACACAATATACGAAAAGGATGGTAAGAAAGAATGTGCCGATTTGGGGGATCACCAAAGTGGATCACCAAACATCCTCAGTAAAAGCAATGCATTCCACATTAAGGACAAAATAAGCCACATAAAAAACGTAAACAAGAGTGAcattttgtttaaatttaGATTTAATCATGAAGGTTCATTAAGTAACGAAAATGTACTTTCCGATAGCGATATAAGTGAGAGCGAACTGTATGCAAATCCGTTTGGAAGTGCACAGGGCACCGCTACCAAGTGGCAATCCAATGGAAGTGAAACAACGGAAGATGGACACTCTTCAGAGTATTCATCTTTCCataggaagaacaaacaagTAGGAACATCATCAAACGATGAagataataaaataaacgtcCCCTCTGCGGAGGAAAATTTATTTGTCAGTAATGACAACAAAGGGTTCCTTAAGAATAATAAGGATTATAGCGGGGTGAACAAGACGGGGGAAGAAATTGTCCTCAGTGAGAACGAAGAATTTTAtgaggaaataattttcaaagaggaaaagataaattcggaagatgaagaaattgCAGATAGGTCTGATATTGAGAAGAGTGATGATATGACATACAACAATTCTGAAGAGCATTCAAATGTGGGTTATCAAAATGGACACTTTAGCAAAATTTATCAGGACAGCCAACCATACCAGCAAGATGAAGAAACAACCTCAGAGTGGCAACAAAACGAACTAGCTGATATGGATAAAGAAATCTTCACAGACAATTTATACCTGAGAAGTAACTTCATAGAAGAACTAGATTCTAATTTGATTACCCACAAGTACATAAGCAATAATACGGAAAAGGAACCCTCAAAGGAAGAGTCCttaaatggaaggaataacaTCCCAACTGATTTGCtaaataacaaaatggataacACACATAGCAACAAAtcgtacaaaaaaagaaagggaaaaaaattcttatcAAATAATAAACACCTGCCTGAGAATGAAGCAGACATATCGTTAAGCAATTACCATGATGAATATTCAAGCAAAAATGACAGTGTAAATATAGTGTATTACCGCCCTTATGATGATAAGGAGCAcactaaaagggaaaatacgAATGACAGACACATCACAGGAACAGAATTATGCTCCAATTTATCCAGTACCAGTATACACAGCATACGTGCCGTGTATAGTGATAATAACATCACCCAAGAATGTGACATAAATTATGATTCCTCATTTTATTCAAACGTAGGAAGTGATAATAATAGCAATATcatgaagggaaagaaaaaaaaaaaaaaagcaacctTCCTACACCCCAATAAAGCAACAAAATTTTCTAAactgctttcttttttttcgaagaagaaaaaagagaaactcCCCAAATCGAGCACGTCCAGTGGTGAACCCACCCCCAGCAAACATTCCCCACTGAATGAAAAAGATAAAGATACGCTTTTCCCAAGCAACCCCTTCAGTGATATATCAATAGACAAAAAGAACGAGAAGGATGTCAGTCTATCAAACAATGCTAAACTaaggaacggaaaaaaaaaacgcctctTTCTATCAGAACCGCTACACGGAATGGACAAACCGAAGCTCAGCATCAAACCGAAGGGAttggggttaaaaaaagtgttaatgatgaaaaaggggatttTTAGCAAGAAGAGTGCCCTtgagaagaaggaatcgCTATCCAAGGGTAGCGAGGTTGGCGCtgtggaagaaaaggggaaggctCCTCTTGTTAATAAGTCACCCGAAGGAGATGCAGGCACTGGTGAAGCGGGTAATGCGGGTGATGCGTCTGAAATATCCAAAACGCCTGAACCATCTGGCGAAGCAAACACTAATGACCAACCGATCGAAGAAGCGAACGCCAAGGAAGACCCCACCAAAGAAACTGGAAACGAGGACAAATCTGTGACGAAAGAAAACTCAAAAGAAATCACCAGTGATGAAGAatcaaacgaaaaaaataacgaagCATCCGAAAACgtagaaaataaattcccgaaaaaaatgaacccgCTAAGTgttcccaaaaaaataatggtaaaaaaaatagtgccAAAAATTGTGgtaaataaagaaattattataaaagACAAAAGTACCATCAAAAAAAGCGTGGACATTAAGCATGAAGTAAAAACCGTGAAAAACATAAATGACAAATTACCATTCGATGTTTtgagaaaagtaaaatattGCAAGATTGGATTTGAACCGGACGAAACCTTGGGCACCCTCCCCACAGTTCATTTGCTGAATGAAGATAAAGTTCTCATAGCCATCGTTCCCTGGCAGCTGGATCTaacctccttttccttggCAAAATCATCAGTCGAAGAAGAAACTATCAAAAAAATAGGATTAATGCATAAAAAATTCGACTTATCCATTGAAGAcaggaaaaatgaagtacTAAATGAGAATCGCCTATTAACAGGAGAGGGGCTAAAGGAACTCGGTTTCACCTCCACACCAACTAGTAAGGCAGCCATTCATAGCATAAACCTGCTGGAAGGTATAGATACGAATGCTCTGAAAAATGCCTACAGAATAGAGAAACAAAGTGaaccaaaggaaaaaacaccGACGCCGAAAAAGGAACCACCAAAGATGGCAccgaaagaaaaaggaggcgAAAAAGGAGGCAAAAAGGGAGGACCCAAATTTATGAAGGGACCCCCAAAAGGAGTAAAAGGAGGACCTGTTataggaaagggaaagggtaAAATATCCATAATGAAGCAAGCAaaggatgaaggaaaaaccaAGAGATTTTTCTGGGAAGCCCTATTCGAACAAGACATTCCAGGAACATTATTTGAAgacaaaaaggaattaatATCCAAAATAGccatagaaaaagaaagtgtgGAGAAATCATTTGCCAAAGCTGTtagtaaaaaggaagaaacaggagaattgaaaattaaaaaaccAAAGGTTATTCAACTATTGCCTGATTCGAAGAGGGAATACAATATGTCCATTGCTCTATCCAAATTTAATAATTACACATTCAAAGAAATAAGGGATGCTATCATGGATCTAAATCCAAAAATACTTAACATTGACAACACAGAAGTTTTAATGCAGTATGTACCCACGGCAGAAGAATTCGAAATCGTTAAGGAGTACATACTTTCAAATGGTGACTTGAACTTAGTTGACAAACCAGAACAGTACGTTGCCGCACTTATGGGAGTGCCACTACTAAAGCAGAGATTGGAGTCCCATTATTTTGCTCTATCGTTTAAGGAGAATTACGAAAATACCTTAACTCCGCTGGAAAATATATTAGAATCATGCGAAGCGGTGAAAAATTCTACAAAacttttcaccattttgtttacCATATTAAATGTGGGTAACACATTAAACTATGGAGAtccccaaaggggaaatgccTTTGGCTTTAAACTAACAACCTTGGCTAAGCTAAATGATATACGATCAACCACCAAGCCAGTTAAAACGCTTTTTCAATATATTTGCGAAATTATCTATCAAAAAAGTGCAGACACTTTAGAAATTATTGAAGAACTGAGATCCATCGAGAAGGTTACCAAAACGGACAAACAGATAATCGACTCTATTCTGCAGAAACTAAAATTAGGTTctaacaaaattaaaaacgtCTTAGATCAAGCTAAAAAGAATCCAGATGATCCATTATATGAAGCACTCAAAGAATTCTACTTTAGTGTAG
- a CDS encoding Mitochondrial ribosomal protein S16, translating to MIRRLFLPYFSKDKGPPRIRCQINGVKRKRFFKIVVANQKDKKNGKHIEVLGTYVNKNNIREKLNTYNIGNPNNDHYYNNVENIKEIRLRFNRVKFWLAANCNFSDHMKYVLSLCKIIPQYPVKYSRRCSDKYYYKYNEILNKHKLIQAEKINNFLKTDLNIQYLNSLDKTEEEQKEQDDYIYTPEELTYLKKLSKNRNLDFEHTDKIRKIIR from the coding sequence ATGATAAGGAGGTTATTTCTGCCATACTTTTCCAAAGATAAAGGCCCCCCAAGGATAAGATGCCAAATAAACggtgtaaaaaggaaaagatttttcaaaattgttgTGGCAAACCAAAAAgataagaaaaatggaaaacacaTCGAAGTCTTAGgcacatatgtaaataaaaataatataagggaaaaattaaacaccTATAACATTGGCAACCCGAATAATGATCACTATTACAACAAtgttgaaaatattaaagaaATTAGATTAAGATTTAATAGAGTTAAATTTTGGCTAGCAGCAAACTGTAACTTTAGTGATCACATGAAATACGTTCTAAGCTTATGTAAAATAATACCACAGTACCCAGTAAAATATAGCAGACGGTGTTCCGATAAATATTACTATAAATATAacgaaattttaaataaacaTAAACTTATACAAGCAGAAAAAATCAATAATTTTCTGAAAACAGATTTAAATATACAATACCTGAATAGCCTTGACAAaacggaggaggaacaaaaggaacaggatgattatatatacaccccTGAAGAACTTACATATCTTAAGAAATTATCGAAAAATAGAAACCTAGACTTTGAGCATACAGACAAAATTAGGAAAATTATTCGGTAA